One window of the Clostridium sp. MB40-C1 genome contains the following:
- a CDS encoding TatD family hydrolase produces MFIDAHSHLEHYNSEEIDKVLEQINNEKIITISNSMDISSYMENLNISGKSDFIIPTFGVHPWNAFKYSDKLNEIEKFIYETPIVGEVGLDFYWVEDKTQFDSQIKVFKFFLEKAKEQNKIINIHTKGAEGEVLYLLERYNIERAIIHWYSGPKDILFKMIERGYYFTVGVEIFYSDKIKSIAKNIPINRILTETDGPSSQEWLVGERGMPIDIDRVIQNLSEIKQVDYLEMKNIVFKNLKDLYYEKDLSKMFDM; encoded by the coding sequence ATGTTTATTGATGCTCATAGTCATTTAGAACACTATAATAGTGAAGAGATAGATAAAGTTCTTGAACAGATTAATAATGAAAAAATAATAACGATATCAAACTCTATGGATATTAGCTCATATATGGAGAATTTAAATATAAGTGGGAAAAGTGATTTTATAATACCCACTTTTGGGGTACATCCATGGAATGCTTTTAAATATTCTGATAAACTGAATGAAATAGAAAAATTCATATATGAAACACCTATAGTTGGAGAAGTTGGGCTGGATTTTTATTGGGTTGAAGATAAGACACAGTTTGATTCTCAGATAAAAGTGTTTAAATTTTTTTTAGAAAAGGCAAAGGAACAAAATAAAATAATTAATATTCATACTAAGGGAGCGGAAGGAGAGGTTTTATATCTATTAGAACGCTATAATATAGAGCGAGCTATAATTCATTGGTATTCGGGGCCAAAAGATATTTTATTTAAAATGATTGAAAGAGGATATTATTTTACAGTAGGTGTTGAAATTTTTTACTCAGATAAGATAAAGTCTATTGCTAAAAACATTCCTATAAATAGGATTTTAACAGAAACAGATGGCCCAAGTTCACAAGAATGGTTAGTAGGGGAAAGAGGTATGCCAATAGATATTGATAGAGTTATACAGAATTTATCTGAAATAAAACAAGTAGATTATTTAGAAATGAAAAATATAGTTTTTAAAAATTTAAAAGATTTGTATTATGAAAAGGATTTATCAAAAATGTTTGACATGTAG
- a CDS encoding ABC transporter permease encodes MKRHISIKNKLIPIIFQVIIIGIWQFVVDKGIVESYILPSPKEVVVTLFKILPNIKQHIYVTLKEAMFGFSISIILALILAVLMDNIKVIRNSIYPILVISQTIPTVVLAPLFGMWFGFGMLPKVIIVVLVCFFPIVISLMDGLNSVDKDMVNLLKSMGANKFQIFKIVKFPSSMVNFFSGLRIAATYSIMGAVVGEWVGANEGLGFYMMRVKHSFAMDKVFAVVLIIIFLSMFLFGILFLIQYMLTPWNRKN; translated from the coding sequence ATGAAAAGACATATAAGTATAAAAAATAAGTTAATCCCTATAATATTTCAAGTAATTATAATAGGAATATGGCAATTTGTAGTGGATAAGGGAATAGTGGAAAGTTATATATTACCTTCACCAAAAGAGGTTGTAGTAACTTTATTTAAAATACTTCCTAATATAAAACAACATATATATGTGACATTAAAAGAGGCTATGTTTGGATTTAGTATATCAATTATTTTAGCTTTAATATTAGCTGTACTTATGGATAATATTAAAGTTATAAGGAATTCTATATATCCTATATTAGTTATATCACAAACTATACCTACAGTGGTTTTAGCTCCACTATTTGGAATGTGGTTTGGATTTGGTATGCTTCCAAAAGTAATTATTGTAGTTTTAGTATGCTTTTTCCCTATAGTTATAAGTCTTATGGATGGATTAAACTCTGTAGATAAAGATATGGTTAATCTTTTAAAATCTATGGGGGCAAATAAGTTTCAAATTTTTAAGATAGTAAAATTCCCATCTTCAATGGTTAATTTTTTCTCTGGACTTAGAATTGCTGCAACTTATAGTATTATGGGAGCTGTTGTTGGTGAGTGGGTAGGAGCCAATGAAGGACTTGGATTTTATATGATGAGAGTTAAGCATTCTTTTGCTATGGATAAAGTTTTTGCAGTAGTTTTAATAATTATATTTTTAAGCATGTTTCTTTTTGGAATACTATTTTTAATTCAATATATGTTAACACCTTGGAATAGAAAAAACTAA
- a CDS encoding GDSL-type esterase/lipase family protein has product MNIVCIGDSLTFGYGVNSNENWIHLVNSNLNLSLTNKGFNGDTTAGMLFRFYEDVTLNSPKYAFIMGGTNDFLLNYSVNNVIDNMESMLIEAKKNNIEVILGIQPAVIPQLANKYWMCSDYAKVNDRIQQYKNWLLTYSMQNSLIYINFYDVIQKSLLTYKENELYLDGIHLTSKGHKIMAETFITSLSSLK; this is encoded by the coding sequence ATGAATATAGTATGTATAGGCGACAGTTTAACCTTTGGATACGGAGTTAATTCCAATGAAAACTGGATACATCTAGTCAACAGCAATCTAAATCTATCTCTTACTAATAAAGGCTTCAATGGCGATACAACTGCAGGTATGCTTTTTAGATTTTACGAAGATGTAACTTTAAACTCTCCTAAATATGCATTTATAATGGGTGGAACAAATGATTTTTTATTAAATTATTCTGTAAATAATGTTATAGACAATATGGAATCCATGTTAATTGAAGCTAAAAAAAACAACATAGAAGTTATTCTAGGTATTCAACCTGCTGTTATTCCTCAATTAGCTAATAAATACTGGATGTGTAGTGATTACGCTAAAGTAAATGATAGGATACAACAATATAAAAATTGGTTGTTAACTTATTCAATGCAAAATAGTCTTATTTACATAAACTTCTACGATGTAATTCAAAAATCCTTGTTAACATATAAGGAAAATGAATTATATTTAGATGGAATACATCTAACTTCTAAAGGTCATAAAATTATGGCTGAAACTTTTATTACATCACTTTCTTCTTTGAAATAG
- a CDS encoding MTH1187 family thiamine-binding protein, translated as MKTVNVSLQVLPVVEEKQIYSVVDKVIEYIDSCGVKYEVGPMETTMEGDLDQLLEIVKKAHDICVEEGAARVVSVVKIDYKPEGVTMNEKTYKYKK; from the coding sequence ATGAAAACTGTTAATGTAAGTTTACAAGTACTACCTGTAGTAGAAGAAAAACAAATATATTCAGTAGTAGATAAAGTTATTGAATACATAGATTCATGTGGAGTTAAGTATGAAGTAGGCCCTATGGAAACTACAATGGAAGGTGATTTAGATCAGCTTTTAGAAATAGTTAAAAAAGCTCATGATATATGTGTTGAAGAGGGTGCAGCTAGAGTTGTATCAGTAGTAAAAATAGATTATAAACCTGAAGGCGTGACTATGAATGAAAAGACATATAAGTATAAAAAATAA
- a CDS encoding SpoIID/LytB domain-containing protein, producing MKKPFVIVSILFSIIIVTLFFPRKITHAIILESTPNYTLIYTNNKIKKIKFKNSNLHKYTVADFKFNYFKVYSYQIVTPSSNRILRKTSKKYELEHIGLINLSKNPSFYKIDENNNITIATSKDIIVGKNNVKSFLNKNELKTFVIYPMKDYSNIRVGISDNNFTSIYHKEAYLQFNSAGEIYNKTENIHLDIPKYYTIKFKFSKGKINVYLNGNHITSKNRLYISGGNIEITNIKRGSPTFNPSFSGILELYPSEKGLIIINEVKVEEYLTKVVPSEMPVWGGIEALKCQSVAARTYAMSDMLSNRYSNLGFHVDDSTRCQVYNNTLPQNISNKAVKETTGTIMTYDKSPIDAKYYSTSCGTGVNYKDIWFKSDGSSDVKPYLKTNVFFNNNTNLPSTEREWLEFYKNKSIQAYDKNSPYFRWSVTFGKKTIEDNLNYNLKQIKKNSPDYITLFKRNNPNKKLNRFPKKLKNLKDIQVLTRSDGGNIIEISFLFDNAIVNVKNDSFIRRSFKCTSPPKISLQNKKFIDNWNTLPSSFFSIETIGDSFTIYGGGYGHGVGMSQYGAMYLGKKNVDFKTILNTYYKDIDFTTLYK from the coding sequence ATGAAAAAACCTTTTGTAATAGTTAGTATTCTTTTTAGTATCATTATAGTGACTTTATTTTTTCCACGGAAAATAACTCATGCCATTATACTAGAATCCACCCCTAACTACACTCTTATATATACAAATAATAAAATAAAAAAAATTAAATTTAAAAACTCAAATCTTCATAAATATACAGTAGCAGATTTCAAATTTAATTATTTTAAAGTATATAGTTACCAAATAGTAACTCCATCTTCTAATAGGATATTAAGGAAAACATCAAAAAAATATGAATTGGAACATATTGGTTTAATAAACTTATCTAAAAATCCTTCATTCTATAAAATAGATGAAAATAATAATATAACTATAGCTACAAGCAAAGATATAATAGTAGGGAAAAATAATGTAAAGTCTTTTTTAAATAAAAACGAATTGAAAACTTTCGTAATATATCCTATGAAAGATTATTCTAATATAAGAGTCGGTATTTCTGATAATAATTTTACTTCTATATACCATAAAGAGGCATATCTTCAGTTTAATTCTGCTGGTGAAATATACAATAAAACTGAAAATATCCATTTGGACATTCCTAAATATTATACCATTAAATTCAAATTTTCAAAAGGTAAGATTAATGTTTATCTTAATGGAAATCATATAACAAGCAAAAATAGACTATATATAAGTGGAGGCAATATAGAAATAACTAATATAAAGCGAGGTTCCCCTACTTTCAATCCAAGTTTTAGTGGTATTTTAGAACTATACCCATCAGAAAAAGGATTAATTATAATAAATGAAGTTAAAGTTGAAGAATATTTAACCAAAGTAGTACCTTCTGAAATGCCTGTTTGGGGTGGTATTGAGGCTTTAAAATGCCAATCCGTTGCTGCAAGAACTTATGCAATGTCAGATATGCTCTCAAACCGATATAGCAATTTAGGATTTCATGTAGATGACAGTACCAGATGTCAAGTTTACAATAATACTCTCCCTCAAAATATCTCAAACAAAGCTGTAAAGGAAACTACTGGCACTATAATGACTTATGATAAATCTCCAATTGATGCAAAGTACTACTCTACTTCTTGTGGGACTGGAGTTAACTACAAAGATATATGGTTTAAAAGTGATGGTTCAAGTGATGTAAAACCATATTTAAAAACAAATGTATTTTTTAACAATAATACTAATCTTCCTTCTACTGAAAGAGAGTGGCTTGAATTTTACAAAAATAAAAGTATTCAAGCCTATGATAAAAACTCCCCTTATTTTAGATGGAGTGTAACCTTTGGCAAAAAAACTATTGAAGATAATTTAAACTACAATCTAAAACAAATAAAAAAGAACTCACCTGATTACATAACTTTATTTAAAAGGAATAATCCTAATAAGAAATTGAACCGTTTTCCTAAAAAACTAAAGAATTTAAAAGATATACAAGTATTAACTAGAAGCGATGGTGGAAATATTATAGAAATATCATTTTTATTTGATAATGCTATAGTAAATGTAAAAAACGACTCTTTTATAAGGAGAAGCTTTAAATGCACTTCTCCGCCTAAAATATCTTTACAAAACAAAAAGTTTATTGATAATTGGAATACTCTTCCCTCATCTTTTTTTTCAATAGAAACTATTGGAGATTCCTTTACTATTTACGGAGGTGGCTATGGTCATGGAGTAGGCATGAGTCAATATGGTGCAATGTACCTTGGTAAAAAAAATGTAGATTTTAAAACAATATTAAATACCTATTATAAAGATATAGATTTTACTACGTTATATAAATAG
- a CDS encoding CsxC family protein has product MEHKPNRPFCGNVDAETLTLCQGTNMEPSGTSDPVVAKIPVVLAERTIQIDVEADICLQYPFYDIKRIKKDIFLTQCKLILTTEGTNTGKLFLEGFVRKNIEYTTADCVDCDVVSGGVHHTTADVPFRCATEVVYSTPPVFCTRTPAESIELICNKGCGGGCCHKCGEETLGTLPCEQNFIDTICYTEKPYCELEEARIYEADIHKERLDKVPGAPYNKITEKMVIYLRLKVLQNQQVNINGVGVADPDTNRPCR; this is encoded by the coding sequence ATGGAACACAAACCTAATAGACCATTTTGCGGCAATGTAGACGCTGAGACATTAACATTATGTCAAGGAACTAATATGGAACCAAGTGGAACAAGCGATCCTGTAGTAGCTAAAATACCTGTTGTTTTAGCAGAGAGAACTATTCAGATAGATGTAGAGGCTGATATATGTTTACAGTATCCTTTCTATGATATAAAAAGAATTAAAAAAGATATATTTTTAACTCAATGTAAATTGATATTAACTACAGAAGGAACTAACACAGGAAAATTATTCTTAGAAGGATTTGTTAGAAAGAATATTGAATATACAACTGCTGACTGTGTAGATTGTGATGTAGTTAGTGGAGGAGTACACCATACAACAGCAGATGTTCCTTTCAGATGTGCAACTGAAGTTGTATATAGTACACCACCAGTATTCTGTACTAGAACACCAGCAGAGTCAATAGAATTAATTTGCAATAAAGGCTGTGGAGGCGGATGTTGCCATAAATGTGGAGAAGAAACATTAGGAACATTGCCATGTGAACAAAACTTTATAGATACTATTTGTTATACAGAAAAACCTTATTGTGAATTAGAAGAAGCAAGAATTTACGAAGCAGATATTCATAAGGAAAGACTTGACAAAGTTCCAGGTGCTCCTTATAACAAGATTACTGAAAAAATGGTTATTTATTTAAGATTAAAAGTATTACAGAATCAACAAGTAAATATAAATGGAGTTGGAGTTGCAGATCCAGATACAAATAGACCTTGTAGATAA
- a CDS encoding ABC transporter substrate-binding protein produces MEVIKVKKKVMAIISAVTIMTTLFAGCGNTKTEDKKATENKELKKVTVVLDWVPNTNHTGLYVAKDKGYYKEEGLDVNIIQPSEGGAADLVAAKKGDFGISYQEQVTYAKTAEKPLPIKSIAAIIQHNTSGFASPKEKNIISPKNFEGKTYGGWGSPSEQQILKALMEKEGADFSKLKMVDAGSDDFFAVTKKNIDFEWIFYGWTGIQAELKGVPINYIELRKVDNRMDYYTPVIIANDDTIKNDPELVKKFLKATTKGYKFCIEKPEEAGKVLLKAAPELDEKLVLASQKYLADKYQDDAKRWGEMKEEVWNNYTKFLLEKKLIPKDMNAKEAFTNEYLPE; encoded by the coding sequence ATGGAGGTAATAAAAGTGAAGAAGAAAGTTATGGCTATTATATCAGCAGTTACTATTATGACTACATTGTTTGCTGGATGCGGTAATACAAAGACAGAAGATAAAAAAGCTACAGAAAATAAGGAATTAAAAAAGGTAACAGTGGTACTTGATTGGGTTCCAAATACAAATCATACAGGATTATATGTTGCGAAAGACAAAGGATATTATAAGGAAGAAGGTCTTGATGTAAATATAATTCAGCCTTCTGAAGGCGGAGCAGCAGATTTAGTCGCAGCTAAAAAAGGTGATTTTGGAATTAGTTATCAAGAACAAGTAACTTATGCAAAAACAGCTGAAAAACCATTACCCATAAAGTCAATTGCAGCTATTATACAACATAATACTTCTGGTTTTGCTTCTCCAAAAGAGAAGAATATAATATCACCTAAGAACTTTGAAGGGAAAACTTATGGTGGATGGGGATCACCATCAGAGCAGCAAATATTAAAGGCATTAATGGAAAAAGAGGGAGCAGATTTTTCTAAGTTAAAGATGGTAGATGCTGGTTCAGATGATTTTTTTGCAGTAACTAAAAAGAATATAGACTTTGAATGGATTTTCTATGGATGGACAGGAATACAAGCGGAGTTAAAGGGAGTTCCTATAAATTATATAGAATTACGAAAAGTAGACAATAGGATGGATTATTATACTCCAGTTATAATTGCAAATGATGATACAATAAAGAATGATCCAGAACTTGTTAAAAAATTCTTAAAAGCTACTACTAAAGGATATAAATTTTGTATAGAAAAACCAGAAGAAGCAGGAAAAGTATTGCTAAAAGCTGCTCCTGAATTAGATGAGAAGCTTGTATTAGCAAGTCAAAAATATTTAGCTGATAAGTATCAAGATGATGCAAAAAGATGGGGAGAAATGAAGGAAGAAGTTTGGAATAACTATACTAAATTTTTATTAGAAAAGAAACTAATACCAAAAGATATGAATGCAAAAGAGGCTTTTACAAATGAGTATTTACCAGAGTAA
- a CDS encoding ABC transporter ATP-binding protein, with amino-acid sequence MSIYQSNKLKVENVKKKFNNITIIEDVDFYVKENEFVSILGPSGSGKSTIFNIIAGLMQPDGGKVFINEEDYTGKVGYVSYMYQKDLLLPWKKIIDNAAMPLVLKGEDKKVAKEKVAKYFKTFGLEGFEDKYPHQLSGGMKQRAALLRTYMFSQDILLLDEPFGALDAITRSKMHFWLLDVMKNLKSTVLFITHDIEEAIFLSDRIYILSDKPAVIKDEIEVSLIDRTSKDVVTTEEFNSIKRRILNAL; translated from the coding sequence ATGAGTATTTACCAGAGTAATAAGTTAAAGGTAGAGAATGTAAAAAAGAAATTTAATAATATAACAATAATAGAAGATGTGGATTTTTATGTTAAAGAAAATGAATTTGTAAGTATATTAGGACCTAGCGGAAGTGGTAAAAGTACAATATTTAATATTATAGCAGGCTTGATGCAACCCGATGGGGGGAAAGTTTTTATTAATGAAGAAGACTATACAGGGAAGGTTGGATATGTAAGCTATATGTATCAAAAAGACTTACTTCTTCCTTGGAAAAAGATAATTGATAATGCAGCTATGCCACTTGTATTAAAAGGTGAGGATAAAAAAGTGGCAAAAGAAAAAGTAGCTAAATATTTTAAAACATTCGGACTAGAAGGTTTTGAAGATAAATATCCTCATCAATTGTCTGGGGGGATGAAACAAAGAGCGGCACTACTTAGAACATACATGTTTTCTCAGGATATACTGCTCCTAGATGAGCCTTTTGGAGCATTAGATGCTATTACAAGAAGTAAAATGCACTTTTGGCTTTTAGATGTTATGAAAAATTTAAAATCTACAGTTTTATTTATTACTCATGATATAGAGGAGGCTATTTTTCTGTCAGATAGGATATATATATTATCAGATAAGCCTGCAGTTATAAAAGATGAGATAGAAGTTAGTCTTATTGATAGAACTAGCAAAGATGTGGTTACAACTGAGGAGTTCAATAGTATAAAAAGAAGAATATTGAATGCTTTATAA